The Vicinamibacterales bacterium sequence CGGTATCCTTCCACCAGCCGTCGACGAGGTGCGGCCGCACCGACAGGCCGCGATCGATCAGGTCCTGGATGGCGTCGGTGATCTCCAGCTCGTTGCGAAAACTCGGACGGATCCGCTTGACCGAGTCGAACACCGCCGGCGAGAACATGTACACGCCGACCAGCGCGAGGTCGCTCTTCGGCTCCTTCGGCTTCTCGACCAACCGGACGACGCGGCCGTCCTCAAGCTCGGCGACGCCGAACATCTGGGGATCGGGCACCCGGGTCAGCAGGATCTGCGCCGCCGGCGCCTCGCGCACGAACTCCTCGACGAAGCCGGTGATGCCGCGGTTGAGCAGGTTGTCGCCGAGATACATCACGAACGGTTCGCCCGCCATGAACGACTCGCTGATCAGCACCGCGTGCGCGAGCCCGCGCGGCGCGTCCTGCTCGATGTAGGTGACGCGCACGCCCCAGCGCGACCCGTCGCCGACCGCGTTCCGGATCTCGGCGCGCGTGTCGCCGACGACGATCGCGATGTCGGTGATGCCGGCGGCGGCGAGCGCCTCGATGCCGTAGAACAAGACCGGCTTGTTGGCGACCGGCACTAGCTGCTTGGCGCTGGTATAAGTGAGCGGACGCAGGCGGGTACCCTTGCCGCCGCTCAGAATCAGTCCCTTCATCGCATGCCCTGCTGGCCGCCGAAGGCGCCAAGGATGTCGGAGAACGTGCCGATGCCCGCGAGCGTGAACGAAATGTTGAAACGCCGGTCCTGCGCCACGCCCACCGTGCTGACCGCCGCGCCGTAGTTGAACTTCTGGTACTCGACGGCGATGCCGCAGCACTGTGAATTGTAGGTGGCGATCAGCCGCTGGTTGACGAAGGCGTCATTCTTGAGATCGTAGTTGAAGACGTAGGTGCCGCCGAACACGCCGCCGGGACGGCGCACGCTGATCGCGTCGTTGAGGAAGTGCGAGGCCGAGTCGATCGTGTTGTAGCCGGGAATATAGCGCGTCTGGCTCCAGCCGACCTGGGTCGATACCCAGCCTTCGTTGAGGCCGCCGTTGGCGGCCAGCGTCCGCAGCGCGTGGAACTGGGTGTCGTACTCGGTACGGAACGTCGCGTCGGTCACTGGGCTCGGGCTGAAGTGGGTCTGGAAGGCGATCGGCGAGAGATGACTCGGCTTCAGCGTCGTGGTGTAGCTGCTGCTCTGGTATTCACGGTCGACCGCGGCGGCGTTGGCGTCGGTGTAATAGCTCTGGGTGATCGCCACGTTGAGGACTTCGCGCGCGCTCTGCTTCTTCGCGTAGAGGCGGTTGTTGAGCCCGTACTGGAAGCTGGTGACGCTGCCGACGACGTAGTCGGTCCCTTCGAGCTGGATGATCTGGTTGTAGACCGGGATCGCCGAGACCCGCGTCACCCGGAACACCGGCTCGAGGACATGCTTCCACTTC is a genomic window containing:
- a CDS encoding glucose-1-phosphate thymidylyltransferase, which produces MKGLILSGGKGTRLRPLTYTSAKQLVPVANKPVLFYGIEALAAAGITDIAIVVGDTRAEIRNAVGDGSRWGVRVTYIEQDAPRGLAHAVLISESFMAGEPFVMYLGDNLLNRGITGFVEEFVREAPAAQILLTRVPDPQMFGVAELEDGRVVRLVEKPKEPKSDLALVGVYMFSPAVFDSVKRIRPSFRNELEITDAIQDLIDRGLSVRPHLVDGWWKDTGKLEDMLEANRLILDTLTRRVEGSVDAESRVEGKVVIEAGAVIERSVIRGPVVIGAGARIVHAYVGPFTSIGPACEIRDSEIEHSIVLEGSVISDLANRIEDSLIGRNVKIIRIPVKPTAYRFMLGDNSEVGIRW